The Acidobacteriota bacterium genome contains a region encoding:
- a CDS encoding NAD(P)(+) transhydrogenase (Re/Si-specific) subunit beta, with the protein MSAQLLLTELSYFVASILFILGLRGLSHPDTARRGMFMAEFGMLLAVIGTLLHRDIVSYEWIIVGLLAGSTIGVVMGLWVPMTAMPQRTALSHAFGGLAAALVGVSEFLRHGEHLGTFKVTALGFEVLLGGITFTGSLVAFAKLQELVKGQPITYKGQNVLNFLLFGSAVVIFVALVLNPGQTVLFYAMCALALLFGVLLVLPIGAADMPVVIALLNSYAGLASAATGFALGNNVLIIAGTLDGGSGFILSILMCKAMNRSITNVLFGAFGSAAAVGPETGEEGVMREVSLEDVATQLAYARKVVFVPGYGMATAQAQNAVRELATHLESRGVEVKYGIHPVAGRMPGHMNVLLAEANVPYSQLYELEQINPEMPTTDVAVVIGANDVVNPEARDNPKSAIAGMPIIEVDKAKSVIVLKRGRGKGFSGLENPLFFKPVTGLLFGDAKTSLARLASAVSEL; encoded by the coding sequence GTGAGCGCGCAGCTCCTCCTCACCGAGCTCTCGTACTTCGTCGCCTCGATCCTTTTCATCCTCGGCCTCCGCGGCCTGAGCCATCCCGACACCGCCCGGCGCGGCATGTTCATGGCCGAGTTCGGGATGCTGCTCGCGGTCATCGGGACGCTGCTCCACCGCGACATCGTCAGCTACGAGTGGATCATCGTCGGCCTCCTCGCCGGCTCGACGATCGGCGTCGTGATGGGCCTCTGGGTCCCGATGACGGCCATGCCGCAGCGGACGGCGCTCTCCCACGCGTTCGGCGGCCTCGCGGCGGCCCTCGTCGGCGTGTCGGAGTTCCTCCGGCACGGCGAGCATCTCGGGACGTTCAAGGTCACGGCGCTCGGCTTCGAGGTCCTGCTCGGCGGCATCACGTTCACGGGCAGCCTCGTCGCCTTCGCGAAGCTCCAGGAGCTCGTGAAGGGCCAGCCGATCACGTACAAGGGCCAGAACGTCCTGAACTTCCTCCTCTTCGGGAGCGCGGTCGTCATTTTCGTCGCGCTCGTCCTCAATCCCGGCCAAACCGTCCTCTTCTACGCGATGTGCGCGCTCGCGCTGCTCTTCGGCGTGCTTCTCGTCCTGCCGATCGGAGCCGCGGACATGCCCGTCGTGATCGCTCTCCTGAACTCCTACGCGGGCCTCGCGTCGGCCGCCACTGGCTTCGCGCTCGGGAACAACGTCCTCATCATCGCGGGCACCCTGGACGGCGGCTCTGGCTTCATCCTGTCGATCCTCATGTGCAAGGCGATGAACCGCTCGATCACGAACGTTCTCTTCGGAGCGTTCGGCAGCGCGGCCGCCGTGGGCCCGGAGACGGGCGAGGAAGGCGTGATGCGCGAGGTCTCTCTCGAGGACGTCGCGACGCAGCTCGCCTACGCCCGGAAGGTCGTCTTCGTGCCGGGCTACGGGATGGCGACCGCGCAGGCGCAAAACGCCGTGCGCGAGCTCGCGACGCACCTCGAGTCCCGCGGAGTCGAGGTCAAGTACGGGATCCACCCCGTCGCCGGGCGCATGCCGGGGCACATGAACGTCCTGCTCGCCGAGGCGAACGTCCCGTACTCGCAGCTCTACGAGCTCGAGCAGATCAACCCGGAGATGCCGACGACGGACGTCGCGGTCGTCATCGGCGCCAACGACGTCGTGAACCCCGAGGCGCGCGACAACCCGAAGAGCGCGATCGCCGGGATGCCCATCATCGAGGTCGACAAGGCGAAGTCCGTCATCGTCCTCAAGCGCGGGCGCGGGAAGGGCTTCTCGGGCCTCGAGAACCCGCTCTTCTTCAAGCCGGTCACGGGCCTCCTCTTCGGCGACGCCAAGACGAGCCTCGCCCGCCTCGCGTCGGCCGTCAGCGAGCTCTGA